In Roseimicrobium gellanilyticum, the following are encoded in one genomic region:
- the rnhA gene encoding ribonuclease HI, protein MEPGLPQVTIHTDGGCLGNPGVGGWAAVLESCKHRKEISGGEPATTNNRMELRAAIEALNLLKKPCAVALHTDSQYVRNGITKWLFGWKKNGWKTASKEPVKNADLWRALDAAASPHQVKWHWVKGHAGHDDNERCDQLCRDAMETIKKQHTRQQLAAALTAFKAAGQA, encoded by the coding sequence ATGGAACCAGGCCTCCCACAAGTCACCATCCACACCGACGGCGGGTGCCTCGGCAATCCCGGCGTGGGAGGTTGGGCAGCCGTGCTGGAGTCCTGCAAGCATCGCAAGGAGATCAGCGGTGGTGAACCGGCCACGACCAACAATCGCATGGAGTTGCGCGCCGCCATCGAAGCGCTCAACCTCTTGAAGAAGCCTTGTGCTGTCGCGCTGCACACTGATTCCCAGTATGTCCGCAATGGCATTACGAAGTGGCTGTTCGGGTGGAAGAAGAACGGATGGAAGACTGCCAGCAAGGAGCCGGTGAAAAACGCGGATCTCTGGCGGGCGCTGGATGCGGCGGCATCACCGCATCAGGTGAAGTGGCACTGGGTCAAGGGGCACGCCGGTCACGATGACAACGAGCGTTGCGACCAACTCTGCCGTGATGCCATGGAAACGATCAAGAAGCAGCACACCCGGCAGCAACTCGCCGCAGCGCTCACAGCGTTCAAGGCAGCGGGGCAAGCATAG
- a CDS encoding response regulator transcription factor gives MKEKKTVVIVEDDTGLREQLLLVLKSARDIECLYAVNSGEEAIGQIPSNPPDVVLMDIQLPGMSGIECVAALKKRLPDLEFIMLTVYEDADRIFRALKAGASGYLVKSSAPEKLFEAIRDVHSGGAPFSAHIARRVVQYFRGPTKPVQETEKLSPRESEVIELLASGYIYKEIADKLGIGTETVRTYVKNICAKLRVKNRTEAVAKHFS, from the coding sequence ATGAAAGAAAAGAAAACGGTCGTGATCGTCGAAGATGACACGGGACTGCGTGAGCAGCTCTTGCTGGTGCTCAAAAGTGCACGCGATATCGAGTGCCTGTACGCCGTGAATTCAGGCGAGGAGGCCATCGGGCAAATACCCTCCAATCCCCCCGATGTGGTCCTGATGGATATTCAACTGCCCGGCATGTCCGGCATTGAGTGCGTGGCTGCGCTGAAGAAGCGCCTGCCGGATTTGGAGTTCATCATGCTCACGGTCTATGAAGACGCGGATCGTATTTTCCGCGCCCTCAAGGCGGGTGCCAGTGGTTATCTGGTGAAGTCGAGTGCGCCGGAGAAATTATTCGAAGCAATCCGGGATGTGCATTCTGGCGGAGCACCATTCTCCGCCCACATTGCGCGAAGAGTGGTGCAGTATTTCCGCGGCCCCACCAAGCCGGTACAGGAGACTGAAAAACTTTCGCCGCGCGAGAGCGAGGTGATCGAGCTCCTGGCCTCGGGATACATCTACAAAGAGATTGCCGACAAGCTGGGCATCGGTACCGAGACCGTGCGTACCTATGTCAAAAACATCTGCGCCAAGTTGCGTGTGAAGAATCGCACTGAAGCAGTTGCGAAGCATTTTTCCTGA
- a CDS encoding sensor histidine kinase, whose protein sequence is MRRIVALLLWGGWAMGVRSEESIPSPSPAPVPVEMLVDGKPFSASQGIYNIPALAKSVGFRLGKSALEDPEGCRRMRFKLDGVDEAWRQMSSEMCFIVRFADAAGDQVWQRRFSVDGISTGWHGEPETSTFTPRQETVRVPTSATSMTIAISSSGPPTAMGIYVVQALKITGTSPSGRRVVYEAGSSAGEHPSIADGWGRSGTRPSMARLVSTSTGESFCILDDDPGTHAEWNLSRAGAPRVEPGEVLTIEWSEMYDIGMGNRFDVNYGNLSPGTYLFWSEELDATGKTLTGPRSLSFVVLQPFWKRAWFWAGGLMLVGALLWLACRAIIRRRIYQHLSRLEQERVVEQERLRIARDLHDDLGARLTHISLMSGLAENEPQSAASRENFQRISSMARELVAALYQTVWTVNPEHDHLEALVDYLCQLTQTFCDTAKIRCRIHSCEVPGERPVSSEVRHNVTLAVKEALHNAIKHASATEITVRMEFADPHLTILVSDNGRGFDSTIVAPGNGLDNMARRMKTLGGTVSLQGAPHEGTTVRFEVSIPAAPSKRSPAT, encoded by the coding sequence ATGCGGCGGATTGTTGCCCTCCTGCTGTGGGGTGGGTGGGCCATGGGCGTGCGCAGTGAGGAATCGATCCCGTCTCCTTCGCCCGCACCGGTACCCGTCGAGATGCTGGTCGATGGCAAGCCCTTCTCTGCATCTCAAGGCATCTACAACATCCCCGCACTCGCGAAAAGCGTGGGCTTCCGGCTCGGCAAATCTGCCCTGGAAGATCCGGAGGGCTGCAGGCGCATGCGCTTCAAGCTGGACGGCGTGGATGAAGCCTGGCGCCAGATGAGTAGCGAAATGTGCTTCATTGTGCGGTTTGCCGACGCCGCAGGAGATCAGGTATGGCAGCGCAGGTTTTCAGTGGATGGCATCAGTACAGGCTGGCACGGCGAGCCGGAGACCTCCACTTTCACCCCGCGGCAGGAAACGGTACGCGTGCCGACCAGCGCAACCTCGATGACGATCGCGATCTCCTCGTCGGGTCCGCCAACGGCCATGGGCATCTACGTTGTTCAGGCGTTGAAGATCACCGGCACCTCCCCCTCAGGCAGGCGTGTTGTCTATGAAGCCGGATCCAGTGCCGGAGAGCATCCCTCCATCGCAGATGGCTGGGGACGCAGCGGTACACGCCCTTCCATGGCCAGGCTGGTCTCCACCAGCACGGGCGAGTCCTTTTGCATCCTGGATGATGATCCCGGCACGCACGCGGAGTGGAATCTTTCGCGGGCAGGGGCGCCACGCGTCGAACCCGGCGAGGTGCTCACCATCGAGTGGTCTGAGATGTACGACATCGGCATGGGCAATCGCTTCGATGTCAACTATGGCAACCTGAGTCCAGGCACGTACCTGTTCTGGAGCGAGGAACTGGACGCCACTGGCAAAACGCTCACGGGACCCCGCTCGCTTTCATTCGTGGTGTTGCAGCCGTTTTGGAAGAGGGCATGGTTCTGGGCCGGCGGTCTGATGCTGGTCGGGGCGCTGCTCTGGCTGGCATGCCGCGCCATCATCCGGCGGCGCATTTACCAGCATCTCTCACGACTCGAGCAGGAGCGTGTTGTGGAACAGGAACGCCTGCGGATCGCGCGCGATCTTCATGATGACCTCGGGGCTAGACTGACCCATATCTCACTCATGAGCGGTCTGGCGGAGAATGAACCGCAGAGCGCAGCTTCGAGGGAGAACTTCCAGCGCATCTCCAGCATGGCTCGTGAGCTGGTGGCTGCCCTCTACCAAACCGTGTGGACGGTGAATCCCGAACATGATCACCTGGAAGCACTCGTGGACTACCTTTGCCAACTGACGCAGACCTTCTGCGATACGGCGAAAATCCGCTGCCGCATTCATTCCTGCGAGGTGCCCGGTGAGCGTCCCGTGTCCAGTGAAGTACGTCACAATGTTACTCTTGCTGTGAAGGAAGCGCTGCACAATGCCATCAAGCATGCGTCGGCAACGGAGATCACCGTGCGTATGGAGTTCGCAGATCCACACCTCACCATTCTGGTCTCTGACAATGGGCGCGGATTTGATTCCACCATTGTGGCTCCAGGCAATGGCCTCGACAATATGGCGCGCCGCATGAAAACCCTGGGCGGAACCGTTTCCCTCCAAGGCGCACCCCACGAAGGCACCACCGTGCGATTCGAGGTATCCATTCCCGCTGCACCATCCAAACGCTCACCAGCGACCTAA
- a CDS encoding tetratricopeptide repeat protein, translating into MSAPEATTSTPQEPQQQKLHVSRSNRKVWWIVIGLAGVLAMSAAAWKLIPKAKEAWRAREAKELTAKAEALVKSGQPEEAFRYYAEAIRKTPRDASVMRAMARCLDEIPGAEVSALRCWNELHHLGEAAWEDTVAMGQAALKSNNLSRAREIESALPKAIYGKRLVREFRTAVLGKAGKVEEARQQMRQIWSEHRDEPECQLKLATLDIKSTDKALKNAAAETLWEAARGEGKFSATAMLTLADSDVVAAPLQLGELALLARKSPLLKDDQRYYIFDHCVAKAPELLPTIIGMAREITALSRTGSRERFYQWVSAQNQPDVILSEIPETEAMNSRGLFLARADSLMRKNMWEDLRRMLDGRFPPVSKVDLELMRAFLARAEAPVDKKREQVRAHLNGAILFASGNSRAPALAQVGAGAESLGQPDIALLAYGELAKINSPARLQTLKRIYFLCEESGDATGMLKAANTLLELEPALLAYANKLDYLRLITGFQLDEALDHTLHATDSAPDDRSMTHLAKSLAAYYSGEREVMKENLETALRLASSLDPGPKAVLAGLLWQEGKREDAISLAQEVPVLKILEEERWFLEPIKQN; encoded by the coding sequence ATGAGCGCGCCCGAGGCAACGACATCCACTCCTCAGGAGCCACAGCAGCAGAAGCTGCACGTATCGCGCTCAAATCGGAAGGTCTGGTGGATTGTCATCGGATTGGCCGGGGTGCTCGCAATGTCGGCCGCTGCGTGGAAGCTGATCCCCAAAGCGAAGGAAGCGTGGCGCGCTCGCGAAGCGAAAGAGCTCACCGCCAAGGCAGAGGCGCTCGTGAAATCCGGTCAGCCGGAGGAGGCTTTTCGCTACTATGCAGAGGCCATCCGCAAGACGCCCAGAGATGCCTCCGTGATGCGAGCCATGGCACGGTGCCTGGATGAGATCCCCGGTGCTGAAGTGAGTGCCCTCCGCTGTTGGAATGAACTTCACCACCTCGGTGAAGCCGCTTGGGAGGATACCGTTGCGATGGGACAGGCGGCCCTCAAGAGCAACAACCTCAGCCGTGCCCGCGAGATTGAATCCGCCCTTCCCAAGGCGATCTACGGCAAGCGCCTCGTGCGCGAGTTTCGCACCGCAGTACTCGGCAAAGCGGGCAAGGTGGAAGAAGCGAGGCAGCAGATGCGCCAGATCTGGAGCGAACATCGGGACGAACCCGAGTGCCAGTTGAAGCTCGCGACTCTCGACATCAAATCAACGGACAAGGCTCTGAAGAACGCCGCGGCGGAAACTCTATGGGAAGCAGCCCGTGGAGAGGGCAAGTTTTCAGCAACGGCCATGTTGACCCTTGCCGACTCAGACGTGGTAGCGGCGCCACTGCAACTGGGTGAGCTGGCGCTTCTGGCGAGGAAATCTCCGCTCCTGAAAGACGATCAGCGATACTACATCTTTGATCATTGCGTGGCGAAGGCGCCCGAACTCCTGCCAACGATCATCGGGATGGCCAGAGAGATCACCGCGCTGAGCCGGACAGGATCGCGGGAGCGCTTTTATCAATGGGTGTCCGCACAAAACCAGCCTGATGTCATCCTCAGTGAGATACCGGAGACTGAGGCCATGAATTCCCGTGGCCTCTTCCTCGCCCGCGCGGATTCACTCATGCGCAAGAACATGTGGGAGGACCTTCGGCGCATGCTGGATGGCCGGTTCCCCCCAGTGTCCAAGGTGGACCTGGAACTCATGCGAGCTTTCCTCGCACGCGCCGAGGCTCCAGTGGACAAAAAGCGGGAGCAAGTACGCGCGCATCTCAACGGCGCCATCCTCTTTGCCTCCGGTAACTCCCGCGCCCCAGCACTGGCCCAAGTGGGCGCTGGCGCAGAGTCCCTGGGACAACCAGACATCGCGCTCCTGGCCTACGGCGAACTCGCCAAAATAAATTCGCCGGCACGTCTTCAGACGCTCAAGCGGATCTACTTTCTCTGCGAGGAAAGCGGCGACGCCACGGGCATGCTTAAGGCTGCCAACACACTTCTTGAGCTGGAACCCGCCCTGCTCGCCTATGCAAACAAGCTGGACTATCTGCGACTGATCACTGGCTTCCAGTTGGATGAGGCTCTGGATCATACGCTCCACGCCACCGACAGCGCTCCAGACGATCGGTCGATGACGCACCTCGCGAAATCTCTCGCCGCTTACTATTCGGGTGAGCGTGAAGTCATGAAGGAAAACCTGGAGACGGCGCTTCGTCTGGCATCCAGCCTGGATCCCGGTCCCAAGGCTGTGCTCGCCGGCCTGCTCTGGCAGGAGGGCAAGCGCGAGGATGCCATTTCCCTCGCCCAGGAAGTTCCCGTCTTGAAGATCCTGGAGGAAGAGCGCTGGTTCTTGGAGCCCATCAAGCAGAACTGA
- a CDS encoding TIM barrel protein encodes MSLGFVTAILPELSFEEVTSFAATEGFSTIEVMCWPTGKAERRFAGVTHIDVTSLTKGAAEDILAQCQHARVSISALGYYPNMLDPDAEVSRAAVAHFKKVIAAAPKLGLKRVNGFVGRDWTKTVDENWPRFLKIWKPIIQYAEDHDVKIGIENCPMSFTRDEWPGGKNLLTTPAIWRRAFSDIDSPNFGLNYDPSHFILQGMDPIRPLAEFRDKLFHLHAKDVKIDHAALNEVGRFDFPLRWHQPRIPGFGDINWAAFMGEVMRIGYDGPLCIEVEDDTFGKTLEGRKSALRVARNVLAPFVG; translated from the coding sequence ATCTCACTCGGATTTGTGACTGCCATTCTACCGGAGCTCTCCTTTGAGGAAGTGACGTCCTTCGCTGCCACGGAAGGGTTCTCCACCATCGAGGTCATGTGCTGGCCGACGGGGAAAGCGGAGCGACGTTTTGCAGGGGTGACGCACATCGATGTGACGTCGCTCACAAAAGGTGCGGCGGAGGACATCCTTGCCCAGTGCCAGCATGCCCGGGTGAGCATCAGTGCGCTGGGCTACTATCCCAACATGCTGGATCCCGATGCCGAGGTATCCAGGGCAGCGGTGGCCCATTTCAAGAAAGTCATCGCGGCGGCCCCGAAGCTGGGCCTGAAACGTGTGAATGGCTTCGTGGGACGGGACTGGACCAAGACGGTGGATGAGAACTGGCCTCGTTTCCTGAAAATCTGGAAGCCCATCATCCAATACGCGGAAGATCATGATGTGAAGATTGGGATTGAGAACTGTCCCATGTCATTCACGCGTGATGAGTGGCCAGGTGGGAAGAATCTCCTCACTACGCCGGCGATCTGGCGGCGCGCGTTCAGCGACATCGATTCACCGAACTTCGGACTAAACTACGATCCCTCGCACTTCATCCTGCAGGGCATGGACCCGATTCGTCCGCTCGCGGAGTTCCGCGACAAACTTTTCCACCTGCATGCGAAGGACGTGAAGATCGATCACGCCGCGCTCAATGAGGTGGGCCGTTTTGATTTTCCGCTGCGTTGGCACCAGCCGCGCATTCCGGGCTTTGGTGACATCAACTGGGCTGCCTTCATGGGAGAGGTTATGCGCATCGGCTATGACGGCCCGCTGTGCATCGAGGTGGAGGACGACACGTTTGGGAAGACTCTGGAAGGCCGCAAGAGCGCCCTCCGTGTCGCCCGGAATGTGCTGGCACCATTCGTCGGATAG
- a CDS encoding PhoX family protein, which translates to MNPSESPEPLPSFDSLLAEAISRRDFVRMGLGSLAVGFFAAESSAKEPETSLFSFQGVGVSTEDKVHIPDAYGKPKVLYAWGDPIDGQGPVFKPDAGNSAEEQEKQAGMGHDGMQWFPWPGDDASRSDRGLLVMNHEYTDQGLLFTDGLEPITEEKVRKSQAAHGVSIIAVEKKDGEWKVVPSQWSRRVTAYTPMTLTGPAAGCELVRTQADAKGLNVLGTFNNCASGKTPWGTYLACEENVHGYFGCDAEGFQPNADQKRYGFTASGANYEKEEGKATSLYHWWKHDQRFDLGKNPHEANRFGFVVEIDPQNPDSVPRKHTALGRFKHENAAVTLSKGKHAVVYMGDDEKNEYIYKFVSSGTYDPANRESNLKLLETGTLYVAQFKDDGSGKWLPLVLGQPGLVKSDVFTNQSDISVRTRQAADKVGATTMDRPEWVAVHPISGKVFVTLTNNSSRGEESAKINSANPRTKNAFGHIISWDEAGGDAAAETFQWSIFLLAGDPTIPPAKDGEPKVNIKGDIFGSPDGLTFDPRGILWIQTDVSSSKIGQKDYKNLGNNMMLAADPNTGLVRRFLTGPKGCEITGLAFTPDLKTMFVNIQHPGERSKENEPSDPKDPKAVSTWPDGANGGRPRPATVVITHSDGKLIGE; encoded by the coding sequence ATGAATCCATCAGAATCCCCTGAGCCGCTCCCCTCGTTCGATTCACTCCTCGCAGAGGCCATCTCCCGCAGAGACTTCGTGCGCATGGGACTCGGCAGTCTGGCCGTGGGCTTTTTTGCCGCCGAATCGTCAGCGAAGGAACCTGAGACTTCCCTTTTCAGCTTTCAAGGAGTGGGTGTCAGCACTGAAGACAAGGTCCATATCCCCGATGCCTACGGCAAACCCAAGGTCCTCTATGCCTGGGGCGATCCCATCGATGGCCAGGGCCCGGTGTTCAAGCCAGATGCAGGCAACTCCGCGGAGGAACAGGAGAAGCAAGCGGGCATGGGCCACGACGGCATGCAGTGGTTTCCATGGCCGGGTGATGATGCGAGCCGCTCGGATCGAGGCCTGCTCGTGATGAATCACGAATACACCGACCAGGGACTCCTGTTCACTGACGGCCTGGAACCGATCACCGAGGAGAAGGTGCGCAAATCGCAAGCGGCCCACGGCGTGTCCATCATCGCCGTCGAAAAGAAGGATGGCGAGTGGAAGGTGGTGCCATCCCAGTGGTCACGACGCGTCACGGCCTACACGCCCATGACACTGACTGGTCCCGCCGCGGGCTGCGAGCTGGTGCGCACACAAGCGGACGCCAAGGGCCTGAATGTCCTCGGCACCTTCAACAACTGTGCCAGTGGCAAAACGCCATGGGGCACCTACCTCGCCTGCGAGGAGAACGTTCATGGTTACTTCGGTTGCGATGCTGAGGGATTCCAACCCAACGCCGATCAGAAGCGTTATGGCTTCACTGCCAGCGGAGCCAACTACGAGAAGGAGGAAGGCAAAGCCACCTCCCTCTATCACTGGTGGAAGCACGACCAGCGTTTCGATCTTGGCAAGAATCCCCACGAGGCCAACCGCTTCGGCTTCGTAGTCGAAATCGACCCTCAGAATCCGGACTCCGTCCCGCGCAAACACACCGCCCTGGGAAGGTTCAAACACGAGAACGCCGCAGTGACCCTCAGCAAGGGAAAGCATGCCGTTGTGTACATGGGTGATGACGAGAAGAACGAGTACATCTACAAGTTCGTCAGCAGCGGCACCTATGATCCCGCCAATCGTGAATCCAATCTGAAGCTGCTGGAAACCGGCACGCTCTATGTGGCGCAGTTCAAGGATGATGGCTCGGGCAAGTGGCTTCCCCTGGTGCTGGGCCAGCCAGGGCTCGTCAAAAGCGATGTATTCACAAATCAGTCCGACATCTCTGTGCGCACACGACAGGCGGCTGACAAGGTCGGAGCCACCACCATGGACCGCCCTGAATGGGTGGCTGTCCATCCCATCAGTGGAAAGGTCTTTGTCACCCTGACCAACAACAGCTCCCGTGGTGAGGAGTCCGCGAAGATCAACAGCGCAAACCCCCGCACCAAGAATGCCTTCGGTCACATCATCAGTTGGGACGAGGCTGGTGGCGATGCGGCGGCGGAAACCTTTCAGTGGAGCATCTTCCTGCTCGCAGGTGATCCAACGATTCCCCCGGCGAAGGATGGCGAACCCAAGGTGAACATCAAGGGCGACATCTTCGGCAGCCCTGATGGCCTCACCTTTGATCCTCGTGGCATCCTCTGGATTCAAACGGATGTCTCCTCCTCCAAGATCGGTCAGAAGGACTACAAGAACTTGGGCAACAACATGATGCTGGCCGCGGATCCCAACACCGGCCTCGTGCGCCGCTTTCTCACGGGTCCGAAGGGATGCGAGATCACTGGACTGGCCTTCACTCCAGATCTCAAGACCATGTTCGTGAACATCCAGCACCCCGGCGAGCGGTCGAAGGAGAACGAACCCAGTGATCCGAAGGATCCCAAAGCGGTCAGCACGTGGCCAGATGGTGCGAATGGCGGACGCCCCCGCCCAGCCACCGTGGTCATCACGCATAGTGATGGGAAGCTGATCGGCGAATGA
- a CDS encoding DUF7133 domain-containing protein — protein sequence MIKRSLLKSGLRLGALLLALSFTSRTLPAQQRSPAPAVTKSKDAISVLVIGGQNNHDWKIGNEFLLTLLNGQPGIVAEESNTPAKGAPASEWDAWDPQFHKYQCIVLDYNGEMWPQRVKAAFEKYVAEGGSVTLVHAANNSFTGWVEYEKMVGLLWRHTIYGAGIYLEEDGTIVREPAGKGRSSGHGKQWDWQVTVRDTQHPITAGMPRVWKHVKDELYHGQRGPAENVHILLSAFDDAKYQGTGKHEPVLWWVPYGKGKVVTNVMGHVGDSSGPLACVGFQTTFLRSIEWLVTGQCQTSIPGDFPTAERTSRRFPGGIPKEPMRMDLTTTEAMERIQVPEGYRLELVASEPTIVHPVLCTWDGDGHMYVAEMRTYMHDVKATGEDEPLSRVSRLTDTDGDGVLDRTTVFADHLVLPRMVLPLDSRVIIAETYTGKFVTYQDTNGDGIADEKKDFYHGEPTKNNLEHQDTALQWGIDNHLYSGNLSRRFRITSKGMSMEPVQIFGRTSQWGLAMDNQGRFFCSAAGGENPAFGFQQIPTYGSLSFPDETAPGFAETFPGVQTLDTQSGLNRIHNIKGTLNHFSACCGQSIFRGDRLPEELQGDYLLPEPVGRLIRRAKVNNVEGKRVLSNATPGTEFITSTDMAFRPVWTATGPDGCLYIVDMHHGVIQESAWVPPGGYLHDTIINEGYDKYVGHGRIYRLVHKDFKPGESPRMLQETPAQLVQHLSHTNGWWRDTAQKLLVLKGDKSVVPALTELARKGKEPLGRMHALWTLDGLGATDRQLLIDAFHDKDERVRAAAIRISEAYLQKTDEGVMAELEPLLKDPSPDVVVQAVNSLRYVPKKGGHAAIQAAATAHPWNEIITASARQSLQFDPEKPSGISVRIDPVGMALMRKGSEHYQQLCFACHGSDGKGVVTSDGLHLAPPLANSPRVVGSPDALVRIVLHGLMGEVDGKTYPGAMVPMKANDDQWVAEVVTYIRNSFGNNAPTITPAEVKTIRADSDRLEPYTLAELAPYLAVTRDVMTQWAFSASLKDHETKRAWDGDAKSRWSTGTPQRPGQWFQFDMRQPHVLTRIALDSLASKDDYARGYEVRVSDDGEKWSEPIVTGKGAAMTMINFPPKTVSRFVRITQTGSDKGCFWSFNEMAVYGTAEGSEKSK from the coding sequence GTGATCAAACGTTCATTGTTGAAGTCCGGCCTTCGTCTAGGCGCACTCCTGCTGGCCCTCTCCTTTACCTCCCGCACACTGCCGGCACAACAAAGGTCTCCCGCACCGGCTGTCACGAAATCCAAGGACGCTATCTCGGTACTGGTGATTGGAGGACAGAACAATCACGACTGGAAGATTGGCAATGAATTCCTGCTGACCCTGCTGAACGGACAGCCGGGCATTGTCGCAGAGGAATCCAATACCCCGGCGAAAGGCGCGCCTGCCTCAGAATGGGATGCCTGGGATCCGCAGTTCCACAAGTACCAGTGCATCGTGCTCGACTACAACGGCGAGATGTGGCCGCAACGGGTGAAGGCGGCCTTTGAGAAATACGTGGCCGAGGGCGGTTCCGTGACGCTCGTCCACGCAGCCAACAACAGCTTCACCGGCTGGGTCGAATATGAAAAGATGGTGGGGTTGCTCTGGCGCCACACGATCTACGGAGCCGGTATCTATCTTGAAGAAGATGGCACCATCGTGCGTGAGCCTGCTGGCAAGGGCCGCTCCTCCGGACATGGCAAGCAGTGGGACTGGCAGGTCACCGTGCGCGATACGCAACATCCCATCACCGCTGGCATGCCCCGTGTGTGGAAGCATGTGAAGGATGAACTGTACCACGGCCAGCGTGGTCCTGCGGAGAATGTGCACATTCTGCTCAGCGCCTTCGACGATGCGAAGTACCAGGGAACAGGCAAGCACGAGCCGGTGCTCTGGTGGGTGCCCTATGGCAAAGGGAAAGTGGTGACCAACGTGATGGGCCACGTCGGAGATAGCTCAGGTCCCCTCGCCTGCGTCGGTTTTCAGACCACATTCCTGCGTTCCATCGAATGGCTCGTCACCGGACAATGCCAAACGTCCATCCCTGGGGATTTCCCCACGGCGGAGCGCACCAGCCGACGCTTCCCCGGTGGCATCCCCAAGGAACCCATGCGGATGGACCTGACTACGACGGAGGCCATGGAGCGTATTCAGGTGCCGGAAGGATATCGCCTGGAGCTCGTCGCGTCTGAGCCTACCATTGTGCATCCCGTGCTCTGCACCTGGGATGGTGACGGTCATATGTACGTCGCAGAGATGCGGACCTACATGCATGATGTGAAGGCCACGGGTGAAGACGAACCTCTCTCACGCGTGTCCCGTCTCACGGATACTGATGGCGACGGCGTCCTGGACAGGACGACTGTCTTTGCCGACCACCTCGTGCTGCCACGCATGGTGCTGCCTTTGGACAGCCGCGTCATCATTGCGGAGACCTACACGGGGAAATTCGTCACCTATCAGGACACCAACGGCGATGGTATCGCTGATGAGAAGAAGGACTTCTACCATGGCGAGCCGACAAAAAACAATCTGGAGCACCAGGACACGGCACTCCAGTGGGGCATCGACAATCACCTCTACAGCGGCAATCTCTCCCGCCGCTTCCGTATTACCAGCAAGGGCATGAGCATGGAGCCCGTGCAGATCTTCGGCCGCACTTCGCAGTGGGGATTGGCCATGGATAATCAGGGCCGCTTCTTCTGCTCGGCGGCGGGTGGTGAAAATCCCGCCTTCGGTTTTCAGCAGATCCCCACGTACGGCAGCCTGAGCTTCCCAGACGAGACCGCGCCTGGATTTGCAGAGACCTTTCCCGGAGTACAAACGCTTGACACCCAAAGCGGGCTCAATCGCATTCACAACATCAAGGGCACACTGAACCACTTCAGCGCGTGCTGCGGGCAATCCATCTTCCGCGGCGATCGCTTGCCGGAGGAATTGCAGGGCGATTACCTTCTGCCGGAGCCGGTAGGTCGTCTCATCCGCCGGGCAAAGGTGAACAATGTCGAGGGCAAGCGCGTGCTCTCCAACGCCACTCCCGGCACGGAATTCATCACCTCCACGGATATGGCGTTCCGTCCTGTCTGGACCGCAACAGGTCCCGATGGCTGCCTGTACATCGTGGACATGCACCATGGGGTGATTCAGGAGAGCGCCTGGGTTCCCCCTGGAGGCTATCTCCACGACACCATTATTAACGAAGGGTACGACAAGTATGTCGGCCACGGTCGCATCTACCGTCTGGTGCACAAGGATTTCAAGCCGGGTGAGAGCCCGCGCATGCTGCAGGAAACTCCCGCGCAGCTGGTTCAGCACCTCTCCCACACCAACGGCTGGTGGCGCGACACTGCGCAAAAACTTCTCGTGCTCAAGGGTGACAAGAGCGTGGTACCGGCACTCACCGAACTCGCCCGCAAGGGCAAGGAACCGCTGGGCCGCATGCACGCGCTGTGGACGTTGGATGGTCTTGGCGCCACAGATCGCCAACTGCTGATTGATGCCTTCCACGACAAGGACGAACGCGTGCGGGCTGCTGCCATCCGCATCAGTGAAGCCTATCTGCAAAAGACTGACGAAGGAGTGATGGCCGAACTGGAACCCCTGCTCAAAGACCCCTCACCAGATGTGGTCGTGCAGGCGGTCAACTCCCTGCGCTATGTGCCAAAGAAGGGTGGACACGCCGCCATCCAGGCCGCGGCCACCGCTCATCCCTGGAATGAAATCATCACTGCATCAGCACGGCAGAGTCTGCAGTTCGATCCAGAGAAGCCGAGCGGTATCTCGGTGAGGATTGATCCAGTGGGCATGGCGCTCATGCGAAAGGGCAGTGAGCATTACCAGCAGCTCTGCTTCGCGTGCCACGGCTCCGATGGCAAAGGCGTGGTGACATCGGACGGTCTGCACCTCGCTCCCCCGCTCGCCAATTCACCGCGTGTGGTAGGCAGTCCGGATGCGCTCGTGCGCATCGTGCTGCATGGCCTCATGGGCGAGGTCGATGGTAAAACCTATCCCGGGGCCATGGTGCCGATGAAAGCCAACGATGATCAATGGGTCGCGGAAGTGGTGACCTACATCCGCAACAGCTTTGGCAACAATGCGCCAACCATCACACCCGCCGAAGTGAAGACCATCCGCGCGGACTCAGACCGGCTGGAGCCTTACACCCTCGCAGAGCTCGCTCCGTACCTGGCAGTCACCCGCGATGTCATGACTCAATGGGCCTTCAGTGCCTCGCTCAAGGACCACGAAACAAAGCGCGCCTGGGACGGTGACGCGAAGTCCCGCTGGTCCACCGGCACCCCGCAGCGCCCGGGTCAATGGTTCCAGTTCGACATGCGTCAGCCTCACGTGTTGACCCGCATCGCTCTCGATTCCCTGGCGTCCAAGGATGACTACGCCCGGGGCTACGAAGTCCGGGTGAGTGATGACGGTGAGAAGTGGTCCGAGCCCATTGTCACCGGCAAGGGAGCCGCCATGACCATGATCAACTTTCCTCCCAAAACCGTGAGCCGCTTTGTGCGCATCACGCAGACCGGTTCCGACAAGGGCTGCTTCTGGTCCTTCAACGAAATGGCGGTGTATGGAACCGCGGAAGGTAGTGAGAAGTCAAAGTAA